The Methanococcoides methylutens MM1 genome has a window encoding:
- a CDS encoding MarR family winged helix-turn-helix transcriptional regulator, translated as MDKIEQLIKSHFKMEHLKRKLEGNMAECILKEEEEGGCTSTHKTMGKALLLIREEGEIMPSTLARYLDLKKSSVTSLIDTLEKDGLVCRKNDPSDRRKVLVSVTKKGIEHINLMWSKAISIGEKCLVGIDDELLDRAIEAQLTLIELHQQMYERSVKVAEQKCSPESQTKK; from the coding sequence TTGGATAAGATCGAACAACTCATCAAATCACATTTCAAAATGGAACATCTCAAAAGGAAACTGGAAGGCAACATGGCTGAATGCATCCTGAAAGAAGAAGAAGAAGGAGGGTGTACCAGTACACATAAAACTATGGGTAAGGCTCTTCTTCTCATACGGGAGGAAGGTGAGATCATGCCATCTACACTTGCAAGATACCTTGATCTTAAAAAAAGCAGTGTTACAAGTCTTATTGACACCCTTGAGAAAGATGGTCTTGTCTGCCGGAAGAATGATCCTTCTGATCGCAGGAAAGTCCTGGTTTCTGTTACAAAAAAAGGCATCGAACACATTAATTTGATGTGGAGTAAAGCAATTTCAATAGGTGAAAAATGTTTGGTTGGCATAGATGATGAACTGCTTGACAGGGCTATTGAAGCACAGCTTACCTTGATCGAACTACATCAGCAAATGTATGAACGATCGGTTAAAGTGGCTGAACAAAAATGTTCTCCTGAAAGCCAGACTAAAAAATAA
- a CDS encoding CDGSH iron-sulfur domain-containing protein, whose translation MTDNKPSIQPSENGPNLVKDLKNLKNSKGETFEPQPMMALCRCGQSSNKPFCDGTHLKVGFTGEKSENRQPDRVDDYVGKDITIHDNRGVCSHRGYCTDNLPNVFRMRQEPWIDPDGASAEEIIKVIEMCPSGALSYTKDGVLHKELDREPGITVTKDGPHDVVGGIELDDPDGNTPESKEHYTLCRCGASKNKPFCSGQHWHVEFKDDKN comes from the coding sequence ATGACAGACAACAAGCCAAGCATCCAGCCATCAGAGAACGGACCAAACCTTGTAAAGGACCTGAAGAACCTTAAGAACTCAAAGGGAGAGACCTTTGAACCACAGCCTATGATGGCCCTTTGTCGTTGTGGACAATCATCGAACAAACCATTCTGTGATGGTACACATTTAAAAGTAGGATTTACAGGGGAGAAATCCGAGAACAGGCAACCCGACAGGGTGGATGACTATGTTGGAAAGGATATCACGATCCATGACAACCGGGGAGTTTGTTCGCACAGAGGATACTGCACCGACAATCTACCAAATGTCTTCAGGATGAGACAGGAACCATGGATCGATCCTGATGGAGCCAGTGCGGAAGAGATCATAAAGGTTATCGAAATGTGCCCCTCAGGTGCTTTAAGCTACACGAAGGACGGAGTGCTGCACAAGGAACTTGACAGGGAACCGGGAATTACTGTCACAAAGGACGGACCACACGACGTTGTCGGTGGGATCGAACTTGACGATCCTGACGGAAATACCCCCGAATCCAAAGAACACTACACCCTCTGCAGGTGTGGTGCTTCGAAGAACAAGCCATTCTGCAGTGGCCAGCACTGGCATGTTGAGTTCAAAGATGACAAGAACTGA
- a CDS encoding mechanosensitive ion channel family protein, protein MTYFNLLSALIVLVAGIIVAKILAGIFKNGLKKTELPELVAEFLSRFALALLYVAVILATVSTLGADISSVVVGLSAVIGLVLGFGMQDTLTNIAAGVWLATLRPFDKGEYVSVTGYSGSVSAVGFMATELLTPDNKVITIPNKVIWGSAIENATRMPTRRVDVNVGISYDTKVDQAVQVAMELMKNHSMVLADPAPAVVTTELADSSVNLQLRAWANTADYWGVKGDLTNGILNAYKEADIEIPFPQLDVHMDKE, encoded by the coding sequence ATGACATATTTTAACCTGTTATCGGCATTGATAGTCCTCGTTGCAGGTATAATTGTAGCAAAGATCTTAGCAGGCATCTTCAAGAACGGACTGAAGAAGACGGAACTGCCAGAACTGGTTGCAGAATTCCTGTCCAGATTCGCCCTGGCACTGCTGTACGTTGCAGTCATCCTTGCAACAGTATCAACCCTGGGTGCCGACATAAGTTCAGTGGTTGTCGGTCTTTCAGCAGTCATCGGTTTAGTACTTGGCTTTGGAATGCAGGACACATTGACGAACATTGCAGCAGGCGTATGGCTTGCCACACTCAGACCATTCGATAAAGGAGAGTATGTATCAGTCACAGGCTACTCCGGAAGTGTAAGCGCTGTAGGATTCATGGCAACCGAACTGCTCACACCGGACAACAAGGTCATTACCATCCCAAACAAGGTCATCTGGGGAAGTGCCATTGAAAATGCTACCAGAATGCCCACAAGAAGGGTTGACGTCAACGTCGGAATCAGCTATGACACAAAAGTTGACCAGGCAGTCCAGGTTGCAATGGAACTCATGAAGAATCACTCCATGGTACTTGCTGATCCTGCACCTGCAGTGGTAACAACTGAACTTGCAGATTCATCCGTGAACCTCCAGCTTCGCGCATGGGCAAATACTGCAGATTACTGGGGAGTCAAAGGAGATCTCACCAACGGCATCCTGAACGCATACAAGGAAGCAGATATCGAGATACCATTCCCACAACTGGATGTCCATATGGACAAAGAATGA